A window of Methanobacterium formicicum DSM 3637 contains these coding sequences:
- a CDS encoding cytidylyltransferase domain-containing protein, protein MNTVVIIQARMGSTRLPGKIMADITGKPMLWHVIERVKKAQKIDQIVLATTKNEEDHKTACLAKECGVELYRGSQNDVLDRYFHAANQYKAELIVRITADCPLIDPHVIDKMVDYHYQHEDLDYISMGNPNPCPDGLDTEVFTFQSLDKAFREARLPSEREHVTPYIWKNTEKFKLGYVFDQKTDLSHLRWTVDEEPDLKFVREVYKRLYHEGEIFVTHDVLELLKHEPKLMEINQGIMRNEGYLKSISED, encoded by the coding sequence ATGAATACTGTTGTAATCATCCAGGCACGAATGGGCTCAACCAGACTCCCCGGAAAGATCATGGCAGATATAACTGGAAAACCTATGTTATGGCATGTTATTGAAAGGGTTAAAAAGGCTCAAAAGATTGATCAAATTGTTTTAGCCACCACAAAAAACGAAGAAGACCACAAAACCGCTTGTTTAGCGAAAGAATGTGGTGTTGAACTTTATAGGGGAAGCCAGAATGATGTTTTAGATCGATATTTCCATGCTGCAAATCAATATAAGGCAGAATTAATTGTAAGAATCACTGCGGACTGTCCATTGATAGATCCCCACGTAATTGACAAAATGGTGGATTATCATTATCAACATGAAGATTTAGATTACATATCCATGGGAAATCCCAATCCATGCCCTGACGGCCTTGATACCGAAGTTTTCACATTCCAATCTCTGGATAAGGCTTTTCGGGAAGCAAGATTGCCCTCTGAGAGGGAACATGTGACGCCATATATATGGAAAAACACTGAAAAATTCAAGTTAGGTTATGTTTTTGATCAAAAAACGGATCTATCCCACTTAAGGTGGACAGTTGATGAAGAACCTGATTTAAAATTTGTGAGAGAAGTGTATAAACGACTATATCATGAAGGAGAGATATTCGTTACCCATGATGTTCTGGAACTTCTCAAACACGAACCTAAACTGATGGAAATAAATCAGGGAATAATGAGGAACGAAGGTTATTTAAAATCCATAAGCGAGGATTAA
- a CDS encoding Gfo/Idh/MocA family protein, translating into MDTIIIVGCGSIGQRHAMNAKQIGIENIILCDINLQRLKEFATELGTTYYYSSYADAFRKHPETEAAVISTPSGIHIQPATFFAEKGIPIFIEKPLSNNLDNVDNLMEIIAENDLVTMMGQSYRFHEGFLQLKELLDRDVIGKIFHVNYFGGHYLPDWHPDQDYRKEYAAQKRLGGGVLLTSASHGFDTINWLFGEIDQITGWKTRQSNLEIDVEDSIFCLIKTRKDIIVQYQSDFIQRENKHQMIVFGEKGHISADFVKNEIEIGVMGENLERIYYDFDPNKRYVDELIYFTNIIKKKLTKQELDLSVGKKILEMIKNPNIKFI; encoded by the coding sequence ATGGATACCATTATAATTGTTGGTTGCGGGTCCATTGGTCAAAGGCATGCGATGAATGCGAAACAAATTGGCATTGAAAACATTATCCTATGTGATATTAATTTGCAAAGATTAAAAGAATTTGCAACAGAATTAGGCACAACATATTATTACTCTTCTTATGCTGATGCCTTTAGAAAACATCCTGAAACTGAAGCTGCAGTTATATCAACTCCTTCAGGGATACATATCCAACCCGCCACTTTCTTTGCAGAAAAAGGAATACCTATTTTTATTGAAAAGCCTTTATCAAATAATTTAGATAATGTGGATAACCTAATGGAAATAATTGCTGAAAATGATTTGGTGACCATGATGGGTCAATCCTATAGATTCCATGAAGGTTTCCTGCAGCTTAAGGAACTACTTGATAGAGATGTAATTGGCAAAATTTTCCATGTTAACTATTTTGGTGGGCATTACCTTCCTGATTGGCATCCTGATCAGGATTACCGGAAAGAATATGCTGCTCAAAAAAGATTAGGTGGGGGTGTTCTTTTAACCAGTGCAAGTCATGGTTTTGATACAATTAACTGGCTTTTTGGCGAAATTGATCAAATCACCGGATGGAAAACCCGTCAGAGTAATTTGGAAATCGATGTAGAAGATTCTATTTTCTGTTTAATTAAAACCCGAAAAGATATAATTGTTCAATATCAATCAGATTTCATTCAGAGAGAAAATAAGCATCAAATGATTGTATTTGGGGAAAAAGGCCACATTTCGGCGGATTTTGTTAAAAATGAGATTGAAATAGGGGTTATGGGTGAAAATCTCGAGAGAATTTATTATGATTTCGATCCTAACAAAAGATATGTTGATGAATTAATATACTTTACAAATATTATAAAGAAAAAGCTAACTAAACAAGAATTAGATCTTTCAGTAGGTAAAAAAATACTGGAAATGATTAAAAACCCTAATATAAAGTTTATATAG
- a CDS encoding N-acetylneuraminate synthase family protein, translating into MLNNIKIAGRKIGEGEPCFIIAEAGSNHDGKLDQAKRLIEIAAEAGADAVKFQSFKASNLFQNLKTVKLLEKLELKEEWYEELFDHAKKHKIILFFSVFDEETLKTIEKFPIPAYKIASYELMHFPLLESVSNTKKPVIISTGMANYNEVEETVDYLLSKRNNNLVILHCVSQYPTEPKNVNLKSILSLKEFGVPVGFSDHTLGIHAPTAAVALGANVIEKHFTIDRNLEGPDHSYALEPSELKEMIMHIREVEEMLGENNITPSTPEIDERKWRRAVYAKTDIPRMQIIGKEDLIVLRPSPDGSIPPTEINHIIGRKTYSDIFKGDLIRRDMLK; encoded by the coding sequence GTGCTTAATAATATTAAAATTGCCGGTAGGAAGATAGGGGAAGGTGAGCCATGCTTTATAATTGCTGAAGCGGGTTCTAATCATGACGGAAAGCTGGATCAGGCCAAACGTCTAATTGAAATCGCGGCGGAAGCAGGTGCTGATGCTGTAAAATTTCAATCATTTAAAGCTAGTAATCTCTTTCAAAATTTAAAAACAGTGAAACTACTTGAAAAATTGGAATTAAAAGAAGAATGGTATGAGGAACTCTTTGACCACGCAAAAAAACATAAAATTATCCTTTTTTTCAGTGTTTTTGATGAAGAAACACTGAAAACAATCGAAAAATTCCCGATTCCCGCTTATAAAATAGCATCTTATGAATTAATGCATTTTCCTCTTTTAGAAAGTGTTTCTAATACAAAAAAACCCGTAATAATTTCCACGGGAATGGCAAATTACAATGAAGTAGAAGAAACTGTTGATTATTTGCTCTCTAAAAGAAACAATAATCTGGTGATATTGCACTGCGTATCCCAGTATCCCACCGAACCTAAAAATGTAAATCTCAAGTCTATATTATCTTTGAAGGAATTTGGGGTTCCTGTTGGATTTTCGGACCACACTTTGGGAATTCATGCTCCCACAGCAGCTGTAGCGTTAGGTGCCAATGTCATTGAAAAACATTTCACCATTGATCGAAACTTAGAAGGGCCTGATCATTCCTATGCATTGGAACCATCAGAACTGAAAGAGATGATCATGCACATTAGAGAAGTTGAAGAAATGCTTGGTGAAAATAATATAACACCCTCAACTCCTGAAATAGATGAAAGAAAATGGAGAAGGGCAGTATATGCTAAAACTGACATTCCGCGTATGCAAATAATCGGAAAAGAAGATTTAATTGTTTTAAGACCATCACCAGATGGATCAATACCTCCCACAGAAATTAACCACATTATTGGGAGAAAAACGTACTCAGATATTTTTAAGGGTGATCTCATTAGGAGAGATATGCTAAAATGA
- a CDS encoding aminotransferase class III-fold pyridoxal phosphate-dependent enzyme: protein MNTGVELWNRAKMIIPGGNQLLSKRSDQFLPDHWPSYYKKAKGVEVWDLDNNHYIDMSIMGIGACTLGYADEEVDKAVHRAIKNGSMCTLNCYEEVELAEMLLEIEPWADMVRYARTGGESAAIAIRIARAATKRDKVAFCGYHGWHDWYLSANITSNENLNDHLLPGLSPLGVPQNLRGTMFPFNYNQIDELESIVEEHGYDLAAIIMEPVRNYHPDDSFLKRVREIANSSGAVLIFDEITTGWRLTVGGAHNIYNVEPDMLIFGKAMGNGYPTGAIIGKREIMESAQDTFISSTFWTERIGPTASIATINKIKETNSPKHLIKIGEYINKGWKVCADNNELDIEIVGVPPLTTCLFQYPEDTALELQTLFTQEMLERGYLAWNHVYTCYKHTEEIVDQYMEHVDDVFGLMADGVKQGNLKNLLKGPVATKGFKRLN from the coding sequence ATGAACACTGGTGTTGAACTGTGGAACCGAGCTAAAATGATAATTCCTGGGGGAAATCAACTACTTTCTAAGCGAAGCGACCAATTCCTACCGGATCACTGGCCTTCATATTATAAAAAAGCCAAAGGAGTTGAAGTGTGGGATCTGGATAATAATCATTACATTGATATGTCTATAATGGGTATAGGAGCATGTACGCTGGGATATGCTGATGAAGAAGTGGATAAAGCTGTCCATCGAGCAATTAAAAATGGATCCATGTGTACCCTAAACTGTTATGAAGAGGTTGAACTGGCGGAAATGCTCCTAGAGATAGAGCCATGGGCGGACATGGTTAGGTATGCTCGTACCGGGGGAGAATCAGCAGCAATAGCTATTAGAATAGCAAGAGCAGCTACGAAAAGAGATAAAGTAGCTTTCTGCGGATACCATGGTTGGCATGATTGGTATCTTTCAGCCAACATTACCAGTAATGAAAACCTTAATGATCATTTGCTACCTGGACTCAGCCCATTGGGTGTTCCCCAAAACTTGAGGGGGACAATGTTCCCATTTAACTATAATCAGATTGATGAATTAGAATCCATTGTTGAAGAACATGGCTATGATCTAGCCGCTATCATAATGGAACCTGTCAGAAATTATCATCCTGATGATTCATTTTTGAAGAGAGTTAGAGAAATTGCTAATTCAAGTGGGGCAGTATTGATCTTTGATGAGATAACTACTGGCTGGAGGCTTACCGTTGGTGGTGCTCACAATATTTATAATGTTGAACCTGACATGTTGATTTTTGGGAAGGCCATGGGTAATGGATATCCCACCGGTGCAATCATTGGTAAGCGAGAAATTATGGAATCAGCACAGGACACATTTATCAGCAGCACATTTTGGACAGAACGAATAGGCCCCACGGCCTCCATTGCCACCATAAACAAGATTAAAGAAACTAACAGCCCAAAACATTTGATAAAAATAGGGGAATACATTAATAAGGGATGGAAGGTATGTGCTGATAATAATGAACTGGATATCGAAATTGTGGGAGTCCCTCCACTTACCACATGCCTTTTTCAGTATCCTGAGGATACTGCCCTTGAACTCCAGACTTTATTTACTCAGGAAATGCTAGAACGTGGATATTTAGCATGGAACCATGTTTACACATGTTATAAACACACAGAAGAAATAGTAGACCAGTACATGGAACATGTGGATGATGTTTTTGGGTTAATGGCTGATGGTGTTAAACAGGGAAACCTCAAAAACCTATTAAAAGGACCAGTTGCCACCAAAGGATTTAAAAGATTAAATTAA
- a CDS encoding DegT/DnrJ/EryC1/StrS aminotransferase family protein has product MDQIPYGMQCITDDDIKEVVTVLKSNWITTGPKVEEFEKSLCKYIGCNFATAVNSGTSALDIAVQTLNLEKGSEVITTPFTFAATANSIIYNNLTPVFADIEKETRNINPNELMEKITEKTKAIIYVDYAGQPCDINEIKKIANENGLFLIEDACHALGSKYYGKNVGNFADMTIFSFHPVKHITTGEGGAVITNNSEFDRELKILRNHGIDKDLHKRQAKMDYAYDIRRLGRNYRITDFQSALGISQLKKLDGFLNKRLKLVELYSKRLSEVDFLELPTAKSSVKHAWHIYTILLDKQIDRDEFF; this is encoded by the coding sequence ATGGATCAAATACCTTACGGAATGCAGTGTATAACTGATGATGATATAAAAGAAGTTGTTACTGTTTTAAAGAGTAATTGGATTACTACGGGTCCTAAAGTGGAAGAATTTGAAAAATCTTTGTGTAAGTACATTGGATGCAACTTTGCCACTGCTGTCAATTCAGGCACTAGTGCTCTAGATATTGCAGTTCAAACATTAAATTTGGAAAAAGGGTCTGAGGTTATTACAACTCCCTTTACTTTTGCAGCAACTGCAAATTCTATCATATATAATAATTTAACTCCTGTTTTTGCTGACATAGAAAAGGAAACTAGAAATATCAATCCTAATGAACTAATGGAAAAAATTACTGAAAAAACAAAAGCAATCATATATGTTGATTATGCGGGCCAACCCTGTGATATTAATGAAATAAAGAAAATTGCCAATGAAAATGGATTGTTTTTAATAGAAGATGCCTGTCATGCATTAGGCTCCAAATATTATGGGAAGAATGTGGGTAATTTCGCTGACATGACTATTTTTAGTTTTCATCCTGTGAAACATATTACAACTGGGGAGGGAGGTGCGGTAATAACAAATAACTCTGAATTTGATAGAGAATTGAAAATTCTCAGAAATCATGGAATAGACAAAGATTTGCATAAAAGACAGGCCAAAATGGATTATGCCTATGATATCAGAAGGTTAGGGAGAAATTACCGTATAACTGACTTCCAGTCTGCTCTGGGTATTTCTCAACTAAAAAAATTGGATGGATTCCTAAATAAAAGGCTAAAATTGGTGGAATTATACTCCAAAAGACTATCTGAAGTAGATTTTCTGGAATTGCCCACTGCAAAGTCCAGTGTTAAACACGCTTGGCACATTTACACTATCCTTCTTGATAAACAAATAGATAGAGATGAATTTTTTTAG
- a CDS encoding DegT/DnrJ/EryC1/StrS family aminotransferase — MNFFRYMKSNDIGVNVHYIPIYHFSYYQNNFNFDPNDFPVTEDVFNRIITLPLHPQLKEDQIEFICNKIELFTE; from the coding sequence ATGAATTTTTTTAGATACATGAAAAGCAACGACATTGGAGTAAATGTTCATTACATACCAATATACCATTTTTCTTATTATCAAAATAATTTCAATTTTGATCCAAATGATTTTCCTGTTACCGAGGATGTTTTTAACAGGATAATAACCTTACCTCTCCACCCCCAATTAAAAGAGGATCAAATAGAATTTATTTGTAATAAAATAGAATTATTTACGGAATAA